The genomic interval TGACCTATGTCGATCTGCCGCCGTTCTATCCGGCCGGGTGGTTCTGGGTCGGTGGCCGAGTCGCGAACGTGCTCGGAATGGACGGATGGGAGGCGTTCAAGCCCTACGCGATCGGGTCACTGGCGGTGGCGGCGGTGTTGTCACTGGTGTTGTGGTCGAAGCTGATTCGCGCCGACTGGGCCGTCGCGGTGACGGCCGCGACCACGGCGGTGACGGTGACCTGGGCGGCTCCGGAGGCCTACAGCGCGGTGATCGTGCTGCTGTTCGCCCCCGCACTGGTGCTGGCGTGGGGTGCGTTGCACCGGCCCGCCGCGCCGGGTGCGGAGCGGACGGCCGGTGGCTGGGGCGCTGTGGTCGGCACGGGGTTGTTCCTGGGGATGGCCGCCACGTTCTACACCCTGCATTTCCTGGTCGCGGCGTTCGCGGTCGCGTTGATGGGGTTGCTCGCCGCCTGGTCGGCGGTGCGGGCACAGCGGGTCGCCAATAGTCGGCGGGGTGCGAAAGACCTTGGCGGCGCGGCAAACACCGGCAGCGCCACAAACACCGGCAGCGCCAAAGATACTGGCAGCGCGAAAAACCCTGCGGGCGCCGGTCGCCCGGCGTGGCGAGCGGCGGTGCCGCCACTACTGCGGCTGCTCGCGATCGCCGTGCTCGCCGGGTTGATCGCGGCGATCGTGTGGCTGCCTTATCTTTTGAAGACGCTCAGCACGAAGATTCCGAGTTCCGGGACGGCGCTGCACTATCTGCCGCAGGGCGGCGCCGAATTGCCTTTGCCGATGGTGGAATTCACGCTGCTGGGCGGGCTGTGCCTGATCGGGACGATCTGGCTGGTGCTGCGGGCCGGGTCGTCGCGACGAGCGCAGGCGCTGGGCATCGGTGTGCTGGCCATCTATCTGTGGACGCTGCTGTCGATGGTGGCGACCGCCGCCGGGACGACGCTGCTGTCCTTCCGCTTGGACGCACCGCTGAAGGTGCTGCTGGCCGCGGCGGGCGCGTTCGGGTTCGTGGAGGGCGCGCGGGCGCTGTACCAGGCGTTGAACGAACCGGCGGCGCTGAAGCCGGTCGCGGCGGCGCTCGCGGTCCTGGGCGCGCTGGCATTCGCGCAGGACATTCCGCATGTGCTGACGCCTGAAATCAACACCGCCTACACCGATACCGACGGCGACGGCGTGCGCGCGGACCAGCGCCCGCCCGCCGCGGTGGCGCACTATCGCGAGGTGGACGCCGCCCTGCTGGCACAGACCGGCCGGCCGCGGGATCAGACGGTGGTGCTGACCGCCGACACCAGCTTCCTCGCGTTCTACCCGTACTTCGGGTTCCAGGCCCTGACCTCGCACTACGCGAACCCGTTGGCGGACTTCCCCGCTCGCGCCGCGCTGATCGCGGACTGGAGCAAGCTGAAGTCCGCGCCGGAGTTGCTGAACGCGCTGGCGCAGAGCCCGTGGCGGGCGCCGGACGCGTTCCTGTTCCGCCGCAGCGGCGACAACTACACCCTGCGCCTGGCCCGCGATGTCTATCCGAACGACCCGAACGTGGAGCGCTACCCGGTCGCTTTCCCGAAGATGCTGTTCGCCGATCCGGCTTTCACCACCACCGAGATCGGGCCCTTCACCCTGGTCACCGTCAAGCGCGCGTAGCGGCGGAGCGCGCGCCGGCGGGGTGGTTAGAGTGAACGATCGTGCGAGCGGACCGATCGACTTCAGCGTTCAACCGTTACCGCCTGATCGCCCTCGTCTCCGGATTACTCGGATTCGTGCTGGCGCTGCTGACGCCGGTGTTGCCGGTCGAGCAGGACCGGGCGACCTTGGACTGGCCGCAGGCGGGCAACAGCACCAGCGTGGCAGCGCCGCTGGTGTCGTATGTGCCGCTGCGGTTGCGGGCCGAACTGCCGTGCTCGGTGTTGTCGGAGCCCGCGGCGGGCGCGACGCGGACGTTGTTGTCGACCATTCCGGTGGGGTCGGGTAAAGCCACCTCCAAAGGGCTTGTGGTGTCGATAGCCGACGGCACCCTGTCGGTACTGCAGCGCGATGTGCCACTGCTGTCCGCGCCGGTGGCGGAGATCACGGGCTGCGGTTCGATCCGGATCGACGCGCAGGCCACCCAGACCTCCGTCGAGTTCCTCGGCGCGAACCGGCAGGACGGAACACCGTTCCAGAACACGGTTACCCGGGATATCCGACCGCAGGTGGTCGGGGTGTTCACCGAACTGGACCAGGCGCAGCTGACCGGTGCGCGGCTGCACGCCGATATCGACTCACGGTTCTCCTCCACCCCGAGCGGGTGGAAACTGGCCGCGATCATCGCGGCGGCGATCTGCACCGCGATCGCGCTGCTCGCACTCCATCTGCTCGACAACTCCGACGGCCGCCGCGCACGCCGGTTCCTGCCCGCGCACTGGTGGCGGGTCGGCCTCGCCGACGTGGTGGTGCTCGGCACGCTGCTGGTGTGGCACTTCATCGGCGCGAACACCTCCGACGACGGTTACATCCTGAACATGGCTCGGGCGTCGGAACATTCGGGCTACATGGCCAACTACTACCGCTGGCTCGGGGTCCCCGAAGCGCCGTTCGGCTGGTCCTACGAGGTGCTGGCCTGGATGTCGAAGGTTTCCGACGCCAGCCCCTGGATCCGCCTGCCCACCCTGCTCGCCGGAATCGTCTGCTGGCTGGTGATCTCCCGCGAGGTCCTCCCCCGCCTCGGCGCGCGGGTCCGCCGGCACCGGATCGCGCTGTGGACAGCCGGTCTGGTGTTCCTCGCGTTCTGGCTGCCCTACGACAACGGCCTGCGCCCGGAGCCGCTGATCGCCGCCGGCGCGCTACTCACCTGGTGCTCCATCGAGCGCGCCATCGCCACGGGCCGGCTGCTGCCCGCCGCGATCGGCGTCTTGATCGCCGCGTTCTCCCTCGCGGCCGGGCCCACCGGCCTCATCTGTGTGGCCGCGTTGATCGCCGGTTCGCGGCCGGTGCTGGAGATCATCGTCAAACGCGCGCAGGGCAAGCGAACCGAGCAGATCCCGGCCGACGCCTACGCCGCCGACTCGGCATCCGCCGACGCCGCGGCGGATGCCGGGACGCCGAAGGTGTACGCCGCGGACTCGGCGGATCCGTCGAGCAGTTCCCGGCTCACCACCTTCTTCCGCTATGCCGCGCTGATCGCGCCCGGCCTGACCGCCGGAACCCTCGTCCTCGCGGTGGTTTTCGCCGATCAGACCCTGGCCACCGTGATGGAGGCGACCCGTGTGCGCACCATCATCGGGCCGAACGTCGCCTGGTTCGATGAGCGCACCCGCTGGGATTCCCTGCTGATGCTCTCGCCCGACGGTTCGCTGGCCCGCCGGTTCGGTGTGCTGATGATGCTGTTGGCGCTGCTGGTCTGCGTGCTGCAGGTACTGCGGAAAGGCCGCATCCCCGGCACTTCGCGCGGTCCGTCGGTCCGCATCCTCGGCATCGTGTTCGCCTCGCTGCTGCTGATGATGTTCACCCCGACCAAGTGGACGCACCACTTCGGCGTCTACGCGGGGCTGGCCGGTTCGCTGGCCGCGCTGGCGGCGGTCGCGGTGGGCAGCAACGGGATTCGGTCACCGCGTAACCGGGCGCTGTTCGCGGCCGCGGTGCTGTTCGTCCTGGCGATCACCTTCACCGGTTCCAACGGCTGGTGGTACGTGTCCTCCTACGGCGTGCCGTGGTGGGACAAGGCGCCGCTGGTCGCGGGCAAGGGCATCTCCACCTTGTTCATGGGCCTCGCCCTGCTGGCTCTGCTGTGGGCGGTCTGGGAGCATTACCGCGCCCCGTACCAGAAGTCCGTGCCGACAAGGCCTTTCGACCGTTTCGCCTCCGCGCCGCTGACCATCGCGGCGGCACTGCTGGTGCTGTTCGAGGTGGCCTCCTTGGCCAAGGCCGCGGTCACCCAGTACCCCGCGTACTCGATCGGCAAGTCGAATATCGAGACGCTGGGCGGTGATCCGTGCGCGCTGGCGAACTCGGTACTCGTGGAGACCAACACACCGGACTCGCTGCTGCAACCCTACGACGGCTCCCCCGCCGACGGATTGTCCACTGAGGCAAAGGGATTCAGCCCGAGCGGCGTCGCCGCCGACCTCACCGCCGATCAGGAGGAAACCGTCTCCGGCGGCGCCAACTCGATCAGCAAGGATGAGAACAAGACCACCAACACCACCGGCGCGGGCACCGGCGGCGGCACCAGCGAGCAGGCCGGAATCAACGGCAGCACCATCGCTTTGCCGTTCGGCCTGGATCCGGCGCGCACCCCCGTCCTGGGTAGCTACAGCGCCGCCGCACAGGAGCAGGCGAAGCTGACCTCGCAGTGGTACCGCCTCGATCTCACCGACAGCATGCGCCAGGACCCGGCCTACCGAGTGCTCACCGTCACCGCGGCGGGCCGTATCCGATCGGTGGATCAGGACGGCGTCGTCACCTACGGCCAGGAACTGCATTTGGAATACGGGACTCGGCAAGCCGACGGACGGTTCGAGACGCTGGGTTCCATCGACCCGATCGACATCGGCCCGGCCCCGTCCTGGCGGAACCTGCGCGTCCCGCTGGATCGCCTGCCCGCGGGCGTGAACGCGGTGCGCCTGGTCGCCGTCGACAACGACATCACCCCGAAGCAGTGGCTGGCCGTCACCCCGCCGCGCCTGCCGCGCCTGGCCAGCCTGAATTCCGTTGTCGGTGACACCGACCCGGTGCTGCTGGACTGGCACGTCGGCCTCGCCTTCCCGTGCCAGCGGCCGTTCGATCACCACGACGGCGTCGCCGAGGTGCCGAAGTGGCGGATCCTGCCCGACCGGGTGGGTTCGGACGCGTCCAACGCGTGGCAGGACGATATCGGCGGCGGCCCGCTCGGCTGGACCGGCCTGCTGCTGGAGGCGGAGTCCATTCCGACCTATCTGGACCACGACTGGGGCCGGGATTGGGGCTCGCTGGAGCGGTTCACGCCGTACGACCCGACGGCCGCCCCGGCAACTATCGGAGCCACGGTCGTCAGCCGGTGGGGCGTCGCGAAGGACGCTCCGATCCGGATTCCGTGACGGAGACCGCGAAAGGGCTACCGGCGCGCTATCGGTCGTGCTATCACTTTCTGGGCATAACCGACAGCTGGCGCCGGGCCGCTCCGGGCAGGCGTTTACATTTTGTCAATATTCCGCCCCGGTTACGCCGGGGTGCTCCGTACAAGATCATGAAAGCGGTTGGGGCACTGACCGTTTCGTACCGATGACACCTTCGTAACCGATGATTCGAAATAGAGACGAAGGCGCGTCCGGGACGTAATGTGTGCGGTATGACAGCGGCGTTCGATGACATGGGTCTGCGCGATCTGGTCGATCTGCTCACCGACGAGGAGCAATCGGAATTGCGTCCGGAAGTACTGCGGGTTCTCGGGCGGTTGCCCTCGCAAGAGGTGCTGCGCCGAGAACTCGGCCGGCGCATGTTGAAGGTATAACTCACCACTCACACAAATAGGCCCGCTGAGAGTTGCTCAGCGGGCCTACTTCTCGTCCTGCGACCGGGCTAGAACACCCGCATCATCCCCGGCGACCAGAAACCCCAGCGGGTTTCGGTGCCGGTCTTCAGCTGGGCCGCGGTGGCGGGCAGGTACTGGTCGTAACGTTCCAGCGAACCCCAGTCCCGGGCCCAGTCGTTCTTCAGATAGGTCGGCAGCGTGGTCGACTTGGCCAGCATCTGACTGAACCCGAGCGGGCCGCCGAACTCCTGGGCCTGCCAGGTGTTGGTGGAGCTGATGGCCAGCGGACGGTCCGGCAGGATGCGGAACTTCGGCACCTCGGCCACCCCGTTGCGGTGCAGGAACGGCTGCTGGCACGGGAACTGCAGGCCGACCGCCCAGTCCTCCAGGATCGGCTGCTCCGAACCCAGGAAGGTGTTGAGCGACTCCAGCTTCGGCATCCGCGGCGGCGTGAACGCCAGCCACTGATCACCGATCAGAATCGGATCGTTGGCGACGAGGCGGACCGTGTCGGCCTCCGGCGCGATCTCGTCCAACGGCACCCGCAGGTTGCGCCAGGACGGGTACGGGCCGATATCGCGCGGCAGATAGGTGCCGAGCTTCTCGACCGAGCCGTCGGGCAGGCGCCTGCCGTAGTCGACGGTCAGCGACTGGCCGTAGTTCAGGTCGCCGGTGTCGTCGAAGGACAGGATACGGCCCGCGGCCGAGATCACCACCAGCGGCTTGTCCGCCGAACGCGGACCGAGCTCGTACCAGCTCGAGGTCAGGTGCGCGGGCTGCTGCACGCCGGGCTGGTAGCTGCCCATGATCGGGGTGGTGGCCGGGTTCAGGCCGAACGGAAGCGCGACATTGGAGCCGTTCACGCCGACCGCGCCCTTGCCGCCGCCGGTGCCCGCGCTCTCGCCCTCGGCGAAGGCCGCCCCGACCGACTGAGTGGAGGTGTTGCCGGTGCCCGGCTTCACCTCGACGCTGTCGGCGGACAGATCGTCGGGCACCCCATTAGGACTGAAACCGACCGGGTTCGCGCCGGCCAGCGGGTCGCCATCCTTCGGCGGATCGGCCGGATCGATGATCGGCTGCAGCAGGCCCGCGTTCGGATCCGCTTCCACCAGCACATCATTGGCGAGACCACAGGAATTGCCGGTGATCGCGTCGTAGTTCGAACGCGCCAGCGAATACGCCGGATACTGCGAGTAAGCGCCCTTGACCAGCGAGAGCACTTCCAGCGCCACCATGGCGGCGGCGACGATGGTCAGCGGAATCGCGGCGAACTTCCGGATCCGCCGCACGCGTTCGGACTTCGCCGAACTCTCCGGCTTGGCATAACCCTCACGCAGCGCGTGCCAGGCGACCAGCGCCAGCGCGACGCCGAACAGCACCAGCATCAGCGTGTTGCCCTGGTAGCCCTGCACCGAGATCCGCTTGTCGAACCACGGCACACCGAAACTGGAGACGTACCAGTAGCCGTTGATGCCGGAGAACGACACCGCGAGGACGAACAGCAACCCGGCCAGGAAGATCGCGCGATTCTTGCGATGCCGCAGCGCGGTGGCCGACACCGCGACCGCGGTCACCGCGGCCAGGGAGCCGGCGATACCCGCGTACGCGCCGAAGTGGTGCGTCCACTTCGTCGGGTTGAACATCATGAAGAAGATGGTGCCGAAGACAATGCCCATCAACCGCCAGGTCGGACCGCTAGCGATCCCCGCCACCTGCCGCCGGCGCAGCAGCACCAGCATGGTGGTGAACAGGCACAGCAGCATGGTCAGGAACGCGAACCGGCGCGGCAGCGAACCGTCCACCGTTTCCACGAACAGGTAGTAGTAGCGCAGATAGTCCTCGTACCAGGCCAGGTTCGGGCCGGTCGCCTGCCGCACGCGGTTGGCTTCCTGGATGGCCGAGAAGGTCTGGTCGCTGTAGACCACGGTCAGCACCAGCACGCCCGCCGCGGCGATCGGTGCCAGCAACGGGAACGTCGAACCCCACCACGGCGAGGCCCCGAGTTTCATGAAGTCGCGGCGGCGGCGCACCACGATCCGGATCAGCGGGCGAATACCGGCGAGCAGCGCCGCCACACACATCAGGCCCGTCGGCGCGGCCGCCAGGGTGAAGGCGGCGATGAGCACCGCGGCCGCCGCGGGCAGCAGCCGCCCGGTGGCGATGGCGCGTTCGATCGAGACCCAGGTCAACAGCGCGCCCAGGGCGACGATCGGCTCGGACCGCAGACCGTTGTCGTAGGGCAGCCAGAAGGCCAGGAACACCAGGCCGCCCGTCCACAGCGCGACCTTGCTGTTGCGGACACCCCGACCGAGCCGCGGCACCACCTCGCGGCTGATCACCATCCAGCACAGGATCGCGCAGGCCAGCGCGGGCACCCGGACCCACGGGCTGGCGGTGGAGATTTCGGCGAAGGCCTGGATCACGTAGTAGTACCAGCCGAACGGCGCCTCCGGGACGCCGTACCAGCGGAAGTAGTTGGCCATATATCCGGCGTGCGGCGCGACCCGCACCATGCTCAGGATGTAGCCGTCGTCAGAGGTGTTGGCGCCGATGAAGTGCCACACCAGCAGGGTGCCGATCACCGCGCCGTCCGCGCCGGTCGGCTTGAGCCAGTGCGCCGGGAAGAATCGCCGATGCCCGCGGCCGTCGCTGGTGTCCAGCTTGGCCAGCGCCGCCAGCGCGATCAGGGTCAGCAGTACCGCCGCGATGATCGCGACCAGCTTGGTCAGGCTCGGGCTCGTGCTGAAGCGGGTATCGATGGTCGATTCGAAGGACAGACCTTCGGGCGCCGCGCCCCGCAGATCGGTGAACACGCCCACGATCTGCGGCCGCAGATCGCCGATCAGCTCCCCGGCGAGCGGTTCCTGCACGATAACGGAATCCCCGCCCGGGACCGGCTTCTCCATAGCCTTGGTCAGCCCGACGAACTCGGCCCGCGTCTTGTCGATATCCGAGCTGATCAAGATCGAGGAGCACTGCGCCATGTCCGACCGCGGGGCGGACGCCACCACCGCATTGCGATCGACCACATCGACGGTGTCCGCGGACACGCGCACGAACAGCGCCTGCAGTGCCGCCTGATCACCCTGCGGCGGCGCGGTCGCCAGCAGCATGCCGCCCTGCTCCGGCAGCGACTCCACCGCCGAACACGGGATCGACGCCCGCACCTCGATCGGCACCTGCGACATCAGCGGCGCGGCCACATTGCCGAGCGTGCCGCTCTGCGGCCAGTTCAGTGTCGCCGTGGTCTGGGTGACCGGAAGAAACGGTGTGGCCAGCGCCAGCAACGCCCCTATCAGGCCGGTAATCAGCGCGATCGCGCGCGCGGTCCGGAAATCGCGGGGGGCGACGGCCGGAGCGGGGGCCGGGCGTTCGAGTACAGCGGTGGCGGCGTCTGACACGGTTGGCAATGCTAGCTGCCCAGGTCCGCGAAAGCCCCCTCGACCGATTGCTGGAACCCCGAAAAAGGACCCGAGTTGCTGACCGGCAACGGGGTCTTTGGCAGGGTGTGGGTATGACCAAGGTGAATCTCGTGACGAATAAAGGACCCATCGTCCTGGAACTGGACGATGCCCAGGCGCCGAACACGGTGCAGAACTTCGTGAGCTACGTGAATTCCGGCCACTACACCAACACCATCTTCCACCGCGTCATCCCGAACTTCATGATCCAGGGCGGCGGCTTCGAACCGGGTATGAAGCAGAAGGGCACCCAGGCGCCCATCAAGAACGAGGCCGACAACGGCCTGAAGAACGACAAGTACACCGTCGCGATGGCCCGCACCAACGACCCGCACTCGGCCACCGCGCAGTTCTTCATCAACACCGCCGACAACGACTTCCTCAACCACTCCGCGCCGACGCCGTCCGGCTGGGGTTACACGGTCTTCGGCAGGGTCGTCGAAGGCACCGAGGTAGTGGACAAGATCGCCGCCGTACGCACCGGCTCCGCGGGCATGCACCAGGATGTTC from Nocardia goodfellowii carries:
- a CDS encoding peptidylprolyl isomerase produces the protein MTNKGPIVLELDDAQAPNTVQNFVSYVNSGHYTNTIFHRVIPNFMIQGGGFEPGMKQKGTQAPIKNEADNGLKNDKYTVAMARTNDPHSATAQFFINTADNDFLNHSAPTPSGWGYTVFGRVVEGTEVVDKIAAVRTGSAGMHQDVPAEDVVIQSASIA
- a CDS encoding arabinosyltransferase domain-containing protein produces the protein MRADRSTSAFNRYRLIALVSGLLGFVLALLTPVLPVEQDRATLDWPQAGNSTSVAAPLVSYVPLRLRAELPCSVLSEPAAGATRTLLSTIPVGSGKATSKGLVVSIADGTLSVLQRDVPLLSAPVAEITGCGSIRIDAQATQTSVEFLGANRQDGTPFQNTVTRDIRPQVVGVFTELDQAQLTGARLHADIDSRFSSTPSGWKLAAIIAAAICTAIALLALHLLDNSDGRRARRFLPAHWWRVGLADVVVLGTLLVWHFIGANTSDDGYILNMARASEHSGYMANYYRWLGVPEAPFGWSYEVLAWMSKVSDASPWIRLPTLLAGIVCWLVISREVLPRLGARVRRHRIALWTAGLVFLAFWLPYDNGLRPEPLIAAGALLTWCSIERAIATGRLLPAAIGVLIAAFSLAAGPTGLICVAALIAGSRPVLEIIVKRAQGKRTEQIPADAYAADSASADAAADAGTPKVYAADSADPSSSSRLTTFFRYAALIAPGLTAGTLVLAVVFADQTLATVMEATRVRTIIGPNVAWFDERTRWDSLLMLSPDGSLARRFGVLMMLLALLVCVLQVLRKGRIPGTSRGPSVRILGIVFASLLLMMFTPTKWTHHFGVYAGLAGSLAALAAVAVGSNGIRSPRNRALFAAAVLFVLAITFTGSNGWWYVSSYGVPWWDKAPLVAGKGISTLFMGLALLALLWAVWEHYRAPYQKSVPTRPFDRFASAPLTIAAALLVLFEVASLAKAAVTQYPAYSIGKSNIETLGGDPCALANSVLVETNTPDSLLQPYDGSPADGLSTEAKGFSPSGVAADLTADQEETVSGGANSISKDENKTTNTTGAGTGGGTSEQAGINGSTIALPFGLDPARTPVLGSYSAAAQEQAKLTSQWYRLDLTDSMRQDPAYRVLTVTAAGRIRSVDQDGVVTYGQELHLEYGTRQADGRFETLGSIDPIDIGPAPSWRNLRVPLDRLPAGVNAVRLVAVDNDITPKQWLAVTPPRLPRLASLNSVVGDTDPVLLDWHVGLAFPCQRPFDHHDGVAEVPKWRILPDRVGSDASNAWQDDIGGGPLGWTGLLLEAESIPTYLDHDWGRDWGSLERFTPYDPTAAPATIGATVVSRWGVAKDAPIRIP
- a CDS encoding galactan 5-O-arabinofuranosyltransferase — translated: MNGTVTETGTAATPGRVGSAVRQVGAGLGEALLAALVAVVVAGVGLFAFSLVQWPAFNSSNVTRALTTVGQVGAAVLLVAAIWLLRERKWPWMAKLLSWAGISTFVTVTLGMPLAATKLYLFGVSVDQEFRTEYLTRLTDSAALRDMTYVDLPPFYPAGWFWVGGRVANVLGMDGWEAFKPYAIGSLAVAAVLSLVLWSKLIRADWAVAVTAATTAVTVTWAAPEAYSAVIVLLFAPALVLAWGALHRPAAPGAERTAGGWGAVVGTGLFLGMAATFYTLHFLVAAFAVALMGLLAAWSAVRAQRVANSRRGAKDLGGAANTGSATNTGSAKDTGSAKNPAGAGRPAWRAAVPPLLRLLAIAVLAGLIAAIVWLPYLLKTLSTKIPSSGTALHYLPQGGAELPLPMVEFTLLGGLCLIGTIWLVLRAGSSRRAQALGIGVLAIYLWTLLSMVATAAGTTLLSFRLDAPLKVLLAAAGAFGFVEGARALYQALNEPAALKPVAAALAVLGALAFAQDIPHVLTPEINTAYTDTDGDGVRADQRPPAAVAHYREVDAALLAQTGRPRDQTVVLTADTSFLAFYPYFGFQALTSHYANPLADFPARAALIADWSKLKSAPELLNALAQSPWRAPDAFLFRRSGDNYTLRLARDVYPNDPNVERYPVAFPKMLFADPAFTTTEIGPFTLVTVKRA
- a CDS encoding arabinosyltransferase domain-containing protein, giving the protein MSDAATAVLERPAPAPAVAPRDFRTARAIALITGLIGALLALATPFLPVTQTTATLNWPQSGTLGNVAAPLMSQVPIEVRASIPCSAVESLPEQGGMLLATAPPQGDQAALQALFVRVSADTVDVVDRNAVVASAPRSDMAQCSSILISSDIDKTRAEFVGLTKAMEKPVPGGDSVIVQEPLAGELIGDLRPQIVGVFTDLRGAAPEGLSFESTIDTRFSTSPSLTKLVAIIAAVLLTLIALAALAKLDTSDGRGHRRFFPAHWLKPTGADGAVIGTLLVWHFIGANTSDDGYILSMVRVAPHAGYMANYFRWYGVPEAPFGWYYYVIQAFAEISTASPWVRVPALACAILCWMVISREVVPRLGRGVRNSKVALWTGGLVFLAFWLPYDNGLRSEPIVALGALLTWVSIERAIATGRLLPAAAAVLIAAFTLAAAPTGLMCVAALLAGIRPLIRIVVRRRRDFMKLGASPWWGSTFPLLAPIAAAGVLVLTVVYSDQTFSAIQEANRVRQATGPNLAWYEDYLRYYYLFVETVDGSLPRRFAFLTMLLCLFTTMLVLLRRRQVAGIASGPTWRLMGIVFGTIFFMMFNPTKWTHHFGAYAGIAGSLAAVTAVAVSATALRHRKNRAIFLAGLLFVLAVSFSGINGYWYVSSFGVPWFDKRISVQGYQGNTLMLVLFGVALALVAWHALREGYAKPESSAKSERVRRIRKFAAIPLTIVAAAMVALEVLSLVKGAYSQYPAYSLARSNYDAITGNSCGLANDVLVEADPNAGLLQPIIDPADPPKDGDPLAGANPVGFSPNGVPDDLSADSVEVKPGTGNTSTQSVGAAFAEGESAGTGGGKGAVGVNGSNVALPFGLNPATTPIMGSYQPGVQQPAHLTSSWYELGPRSADKPLVVISAAGRILSFDDTGDLNYGQSLTVDYGRRLPDGSVEKLGTYLPRDIGPYPSWRNLRVPLDEIAPEADTVRLVANDPILIGDQWLAFTPPRMPKLESLNTFLGSEQPILEDWAVGLQFPCQQPFLHRNGVAEVPKFRILPDRPLAISSTNTWQAQEFGGPLGFSQMLAKSTTLPTYLKNDWARDWGSLERYDQYLPATAAQLKTGTETRWGFWSPGMMRVF